DNA from Phocoena phocoena chromosome 1, mPhoPho1.1, whole genome shotgun sequence:
AGCGGTGGAGGGACAGGGAGATAAAGAGACTTGgaaacacacacacccttcaGGTTTCAAAAGCtggagaagagggcttccctggtggcacagagcttgagaatctgcctgctaatgcaggtgacacgggtttgagccctggtctgggaggatcccacatgccgcagagcaactaggcccgtgagccacaagtactgagcctgcgcgtttggagcctgtgctccgcaacaggagaagccacgatagtgagaggcccgcgtaccgcgatgaagagtggcccccgcttgccacaactagagaaagccctcgcacagaaacgaagacccaacacagcaaaaataaataaattaattaataaactcctacccccaacatcttaaaaaaaaaaaaagctggagaataaaccataaaaacaaacaaaataacagcagcagcaacaactaGAAATAACGTAAAGTCCAAAATTCTCAGGCAGGAAACACCAAGCCTAGCTATTTAGTGTGTTTCATCTGTCACGACCCTGCCCAAACATATTAACCTCCTAAACTGCCAGAATCTCTTCAATCTGTTATCATTTCAAGTAACAGGACTTCAAGATTGTATTTTGATAAATAAACATCCCTTTAAAAACAGGAACAGGTATGCTCTGATGTGTGTAAATTCATTCAGATGACCTCACTACAAACATTTCGTGGAGACCTGCAGTTCTAAGTGTACTGGGAGTGAGGTAACTGTGGAGTAATTAGTAAAGATTAGCTTGACACAGAATAAGGGCACTGAACTGTGCGGGGAGATCCGTAGaaaatggaagcaacttaaagAGACTCTTCTCTGTATCTACTGGCTAGACACTTAAAATATACCGTCTACTTCAATTTGCACAACAATTCTGGCAGGTGGGTCTTTATTCCCATTACATAGGATGTACAGAGTAGGGTCAACACGTTAAATGGGTAGGAAGGCGCCTGTTTCTATCCCACTTCACAGCGGGGCTTGGAGTCATTTCTGGCTGTAAGTCCCAGGTCAAACCCGACACCAGATGTGCAACCTCAAAGCCCCAAGGGACGGAGTGTAGCAAATCTGTGGACTCCCGGCCCTCACCTCCCCCAAAGCGTCTCAAAAGCAACGTTACAGCGATCCAGACCTGTGGACGATAGCTCCCCGGCAGGTTCCCAGCTCCAGAGTAATCCGGCCAGACCCTCCCGACTGAAAGCGCGCACCAGTGAGTCGAGGCCTCCGCGGGCCAGACAAGCCCGGCTTTATTCCCAGTTGTGTGGGGCCCGGGCTCACTAAGGTAAGCGGCGCCCTTCCTCTCTATGGTTTTGGCTCGCAAGGCCTGCCGGGACGGTGGGAGTTTCCGGTCTTGGCTCCGGCGGGAGTGTTTCGAAGCTTTGGTCTTGGGCGAAAGTATGTCTCAGGAACGCGCTGTCCCGGCGAGCGCGGTTCCCCTGGAAGAATTAAGTAGCTGGCCGGAGGAGCTATGCCGCCGGGAACTGCCATCTGTCCTGCCTCGGCTCCTTATATCCTTCATTGTCACTTCCACCTAGAGAGGGGTGTGGGGCCTGTCTCCAACTTTCTCTCCTGTCTCATCACACCCGTTGCAGGGCCGTGTTGGGTTCCTGCGGCTTCAACCCTCTCCTTTCCCTGTTGATGAGCGAGATGAGTAAGCGAGGGAAGGAAGGGCGAGCGAGAGCCGTGGGTGCCGAGACCGAAGGCATGCCTGGCTTTGGCATCCGAAGGGCTTGCAGAGGTGTTCTGCCAGTGGATTTGGCAGTGGATGTGGCGTTTTCTGCCATTTCTCTGGGCCTTTGAGTTGCTCTGTACGTGCAGTTAAGCGTGAGTACTTTTCCATGGGGCGGGGGGAGCGGGAAGAGGCAAGGACTCAGACTTGAGCTGTACGGTGAGCTGACTGGATGAAGTAGAGAGAGCGAGGTACTCTGAgctctcatctctaaaatgggtggAGAAAATGAATACCTTCCTCACTATTTTGAGAATCTAGTTAAAGGACGTAGTTCTGACATGGTGCCAAGTCTGTAAAAGATGTTCAGTAAATACAAAtattcttcccctcccctttttgAACCTCTTTCGGTTTATTGCTGGTGAGAAGGAGTTGCTTCTTTTGCTAATTGGCTTTCATCTCTTGGGTGTGAGGTACTTAACGTCTCAGTTGTCCAGATGCAGGTCATTTAGTAGTCGAATCCTTTTTTGGTTGTAAATGTACCTGGAGTCCTAGCCCTTCATGTtaaagggtaatttttttttaaacagctttgagCACATAAAACtacactcaaaagaaaaaaaagaccttcACTTGAGAGAGTCTGAACactgcaaaaataattttttacagctgaagccaaatataaatattacGGTCACATAGAAATCATTCACCTGGGCATTGACAGGTGGTCCCACTTAGGTACCAAAGCGCTTTCTTAGTTACCGTGTAGACATGGAACTGCCGTCCTCAAGGATTTTTGATTTTGGTAACAAAAAGCCATCCTCCTCCTCAAAAAATTTTACTAGGTACAGAATATTATATGTACCAGGCAGTGTTAGGCTTCGggggaacaaagataagaaacacggttcctctttttcttttcaagcttATAGGGGGATTTCAATAATTGAAAGTCaagctttgtttatttatttatttatttttattattattattatttttttgcggtacgcgggcctctcactgttgtggcctctcccattgcggagcacaggctccggacgcacaggctcagcggccatggctcacgggcccagccgctccgcagcatgtgggatcttcccggaccggggcacgaacccgtgtcccctgcgtcagcaggcggactctcaaccactgcgccaccagggaagccctattttttaaattttttataaatttatttatttttggctgcgtttggtcttcgttgcacatgggctttctctagttgccgcgagtggggactactctttttttttttaatatatttatttttggctctgttgggtctttgttgctgcgcacgggctttctctacttgtggcaagtgggagctgctcttcattgcggtgcacgggcttctcattgaggtggcttctcgttgcggagcacgggctctaggcgcatgggcttcagtagttgtggcacgtgggctcagcagttgtggctcgcgggctctagagcgcaggctcagtagttgtggcacaccggcttagttgctccgcgatgtgtgggatcttcccggactagggctcgaacctgtgtcccctgcattggcaggtggattcttaaccactgcaccaccagggaattcccaagcttgtttatttacattaaaaaaaaaaatcaacattctcACCTGGTTTTGCATCTCAaacttaaaattcaaaagaacCCAAACCTGTTCTTCCCCCCAGTCTTCTTCATCTAAATAAATGGTTTTACAAGCCAAAACCTTcagtcctctctctctcacatccaATCAGCAAGTCCTTTTGTTTCTGACCTAGACTATATCTTGAATCCAAATGCTTATCTCCATCCTGGTTGCTACCACTCTTTCAAACCCCCATAACCTCTCACCTGAACTATTGTTAATAGCTCCCTTGCTTCTACTCACGTCCTCTTATAATCCATTCTCCAAAAAAAGTtcacaaaaaagtgaaaaacatgttgtttcctttttaaaccaCTCCCTCCACCCTAGTGGCTTCTTAACAAATTaggaataaaatctaaacttttaCCTTCAAGGCTCCTCATGTTCTAAGCCTTTTCCTCGCTTACCTAGCTCACTACACTCTGTCCACATATACATGAAGCTAACCTACCTCAGGATCTTCATTTTTGCTGATCCTTCAGCGTAGTTTGTTCTTCTCTCAGCCTTTTGTCCGTCTCATTATTCAGACCTCAGCTCAGATGTCACGCCAGCAAGCCATTTTCAGTGTCCTCAGTCTTAGGTGGTTCTCCCAAACCCAGTCTGTAATACTTATCTCGTTGCCCTGTTCAGTTTTCTAAAGAGCAGAAGCAACCTTAATGGAAATTATcttgtttactttgttttctttttacttttcctcaCTGTACTGTAAAGTTCATGAAGGCAGGAATTTTGTtttctccagcacctagaatagtgcctggcacatagtaagcattcagtgaAGGGCTAAAAGATACTGTCATGTTTTAAAACTGCCTGAAAATCTCATTAGataaatttttttcagcttttggtTTTACTTCAGCACTTTTTctacaaatgaaagaaattttcagTAACTCCATCACccaaacataattattttcatgttttgcaTTTCACACGTTATtttccagtctttcttttttttgggggggggggggtcgcgCCGctcggcctgcgggatcttagtcccccgaccagggatcaaacttgtgccccctgtagtggaagcgcggagtcttaaccactggaccgccagggaagtcccttattttcCAGTCTTTACCTGCATGTCTGCATAATCATAACTTATGTTTAATTTTGGAAGAGGCTAGAATTTTTTGACCTTTACTGAAATTGATCCACGATGCAAATTCTACCCTACTGAACTAAAATGAGTTAATGACTATATCTCATTTTGATTGCTGCTGTAAGATGTATATGCAGAGTaagatttcagaaaaagaatcaaTTCCTGTATTACTGTGACAGAGTTAtggcttattcatttttcttattgagaCATACTTTAATAATTCGTATATTATTTTTACAGGAAAACATTTCTAACAATTATTCTGAATGGTAGAAAAGTGTATAGTTTATAATGTGATTACCATTAACGTTTGTAATGAATATAGCATAATTTATTATGACATATTTGTAAGCTTCTATGTGCAGAAGAGTTTCTGTCTGATAAGGTGGTAAGATAGATATGCTAGTAACATGAAAAGATAAGAGTTGATCAGTGACTTAAGAAAGGTGCAAATAAAGTACTATAGAAGTGCTGAGGAGGAAGAAATTTCTGTTTCAGAAACCAGAAACCCATGGATTATTATAGACTCTTTCTCATCTGTCAGAAATAAGTCATAACtacacataatttgaaaagataagtTTATCCCTGAGCgattttgaaaacatttccttaaagtattttcattatatttcattatacCTAGTAAACATTACATGTTTTACAGCAAAATTAAGCCAGTAATTTGAGTAATTTCAGTCTCTTACTGATCATTGCTTAAACTTCAAGAAGGgtccttttaaaatctgttctcaGTAGTGAATATCTTACTACTGATACTAGtatcttccttaatttttttactCTATGTATCAGCATTCTGACAGTTGGCTTGAGCATATTCGTAAGTAAAATTATCTTAATTGTACGATTACTTTGATGTCTTTAAGGCCTGAGTCCCACATATCCCAGTTTCGTATTccctttaaatttaaatatggtTTTGTATACCCTTTAAGTTTATTCTTCCTATTGTAGCGTTACAGGCTTTGTAATCTTCAGTTACTTAAAATGACCAAATTACTTCAAATTACAGTACTTAaagttttaaattccattttggaTAGATACCAAAAGTGTTCTGTTTGATAATGTGTGTATAAGCacattgtaaattttattttattattattttttttgcggtacgcgggcctctcactgttgtggcctctcccgttgcagagtacaggctcgggacgtgcagcctcagctgccatggctcacgggcccagccgctccacggcatgtgggatcttcccggaccggggcacgaacctgtgtcccctgcatcggcaggcggactctcaaccaccgtgccaccagggaagccccgcattgtaaattttaaatgttagttGTTAAACAGGTTAGACCAATATAAAACATAATTTGCAGTCTACTTAATAACTTTCAGCCTCTTAACATGTTTAGTGtcaattagaaaatactttctaaGTTACAAAAGGCTGATTGTGTAGGCATGACAAATTTGTCATTTGGAAAAGTTGACTTTCTTCATCTGTCTTCATTAATCTTACTTGacgtaatttatttatttagttaggaGGAGAGGTAGAGTGTTAAGTCTATCTGCAGAGTTTACTCatatattttgagttttctaTTTACATTTCACTTGGTTGTGGAATATTTGTTTATAATCTTGGATCTGTGTGCTGCCTGTGGGGtctgatttttttaaggaacagttAGTTTTTATCCTGTGTATGAGTTGTAcatattcattatagaaaatttgtaacatgcagaaaaacataaaagataataaaacaatCATTAATCTGAAATGTTTAAGATTTTGGCATAGGATATTCTCATCTCGATTCTATATATTCCTGCCAGCCTATCGGTTATTCTTtgtatatacatgtttatatatatattaagattggaaaaaaaaaaaaaaaaaaaaaaaaaaagattggaattACACTATTtggaagtttttcattttagcttaATGTATTGTGGGCATTTTATCATGGTTTTAAACGATCTCTAACAATCATTTTAATGATAGCAGATCCTATTCAGTAGATGTACCCACATCCATTAACTGATCTTCAGTTGCTGTACAcatacattgttttgttttttaaaatttttctattatttcaggtTGTTTAACTGTTAATAGTTTCTCTACATAGAATATGGCATTTTGAAACTGTACAAAGCTTTTGATTGCTAGTTCTTACATATTCTCGAATCTGGGAAAGGGTAGTGACCTTTGTTGGCTGACATGACTTAATATTGCTACAAAATATGTTACTATTTTCCTTTATAGAAATTCTGAAAATTATTGTAGAAATGTTTTTACCTCATATGAACCACCTGACATTGGAACAGACTTTCTTTTCACAAGTGCTGCCAAAGGtatagtactattattatcttaatCAATTTACTTGTTATAAAGGCTGTTAAGATCTGGCCTCAGTTTTAGACCATTTATTCTTAATTTCTTAATGtatcactttttttgtttttggttgcgccgcagggcttgtgggatcttagttccctgaccagagagtgaacccaggcccacagcagtgaaagtgccgagtcctaacgactggactgccagggaattcccaatgtatcacatatttgaaatacaaataaaatagttaaaaaatagagaatgtGATGGTGTCAGTATGATCATTAGGtgattaaaaaacatattttcagaGAGTATGGATCCTTTACTAATTGAATTTACATTATTTGTAGTTGGTTTTAAATACTCTTGTATTTTAAAGCTATTCATTGAAAATTGGGATGGATGATGAAGTTAGTTAAGtctctttctttatcttctctgtagaatttattaataattgttaaatttcattttctggaaaAATGGAGCCAAAATTTATTAAAGAAGCCTTAGAATAAAAATGGCTGGAATATTGGTAATATCAagtaacttaaaagaaaatatcagattCACCAACTGCATTGTTACCTTTTAGATATATGTGGTATACCTTTTCTCTGAAAAGCAGAGTCATAACTTTTTAATTGTGGGAACTAAACATACTTTGGTgacaaaatgaaacatttttttatgaTAACTTATCTCTTACTGGAATGGATTTCTAAGTTTAGCTTTGAAACAAATAATTATCAGAACTCCTTTTACTCATATTCACTCAATTGTTCTCTATCTAAAAAGTGTCTTAAATTTTGTTCTTGACCGCCAAAAAAAGGTCCAGCTAGTATATAGATGAAAACGAGATGTTGAGTGTTAACAGGCTTATGGGAAGCAGTACCCTCTTTAGTTACAGTGTGTTGCTGACTATGGTTATTCTTGTAGTGTAGTGTTTAGGCCATTTAACTTGTTTAGAGTATTAAGATCTTAGGTTGGCTAATGTTTCACAGACAAAAACACTTAGTTCTGAGGTCACGTACTATGTCTCTAACCCAGGAGTAGTATTTTGAGTTGGTCAGAAAGGGGAACTGGTTAGAAAACAAGTGAATAGGTAATTCAGCACAAATTCATTACCACTACCAGAAAATATCCTTGTAAACGTTCACATGGATGTTGATTGGTTAAGAtcatcatcttttatttatttaagtgtaAGAGTAGCACTTTTGTTACATCACCAAAAAATGAACTTTTGAGTGatatttttttacagatgttaTTAAGTAGATTCAAATCACAGAAATGGAAGACAAATCAATTTTTGTTGGAGGCTTTTTTTTAAGGAGATTCTATTGTAGAAAAATAgtatacaaaaatagaaatactataGAAAcactatacaaaatatatattttattaactttattaggTGCAGTTGTTACACTAGACAATATCCCGTGGCTGTTAATAATGCAAAATCAaatctaatttatttctttaaagatacgcctttccttttttaatgactTCTGTTACTACTGTTTATGACCTGCTTTGTTTTCACAGACTGTGAGATTATTTGATGACATGATGTATGAGTTAACCAGTCAAGCCAGAGGACTGTCAAGCCAAAATTTAGAAATCCAGACcactataagaaatattttacagGTATGTCAAATATATTAGAAAGGGGGGTGGGAGAGCTTAAAGAGTGTGAAATATTAATTAACTTTATATTCTCTATATAATGCCCCAATGCTAGAATTAAATTTATAGaattaaagatataaagataTTGCAAAAAACATAAATTCTGAATTTATTATACAATTTCATGCTTAGTAAATATCTAAACTCGTATAAGAAGACAAGTAAACAAGATAGCATGCCCTGCCTGTAATTCTAAAGCGTATGTGTAGAACACCTGCCATATACTTTGATGTTGTGGGTTAGGATTccaacttcttctttttttctttttttttttttaaccaaatggcTAGCcaggtttttggggggtttttttccctaagatttttttgatgtggaccacttttaaagtccttattgaatttgttacaatattgcttctgttttttaatttttggttttttggctacgaggcatgtgagatcttagctccccgaccagggatcaaacctgtaccccctgcgttggaaggcgaagtcttaaccactggactgccagggaagtccctagccattttaatatttgtagttCTGACAGACTATAGTTATGTATAAGGAGGAACAGAGAGAGGGTccattttgctcactgctgtatccctagcACTCAGCATATTGTCTGACACCTTTTAGGTACacagaaaatatattctgaatgAAACTTCTTTCCATATTTCCAGAAAATGGTACAGCTATTAGGAGCTCTTACAGGATGTGTTCAGCATGTCTGTGCCACTCAGGAATCCATCATTCTAGAAAATATTCACAGTCTTCCCTCCTCAGTCCTACATGTAATCAAAAGTACATTTGTACATTGTAAGGTGAGTGATGGGTCTaagtacactttattttttttaatgttttaaaaaaatttttatttatttttttctggctgagttggatctttgttgctgtgcgcgggctttctctagttgcggtgagcgggggctactcttcgttgtggtacacaggcttctcattgcagtggctgctttcgtggcagagcacaggctctaggcacccgggcttcaggagctgtggcttgcaggctctggagcacaggcttagtagttgtggcgcatgggcttagttgctccgtggcatgtgggaacttcctggaccagggctcaaacccgagtcccctgcatgggcaggcggattcttaaccactgcaccaccagggaagccctaagtacaCTTTAAATGGCCTAAAATCCATGGGCAAAGGGGCTGAGTTTGTGGTCCTTATAGTATTTGTTCATAAGTTTACATTTTAACCTATATTATTGCAGTGCATTTTTCCATAGAACAAAGAGcatgtatgtaaatatttgtttcaaaataagcagttataaagaaatcttaaaaaggGGGCTCTTGCAGTTTTGTTGCTGTCTTATTCTGTTTCCTCTTGATAAGGAAAGAAGTGATACAGATTTGTGTCAAGTCGCAGGGATCCTCAAATATTTCTGTCATGGCATTGGTGGCTCAATGAATTGCTTAACAATTAGGTGCCTATAAAGGGACACTGACCCTTATTTAGTCCTGAGACAGCTTTAAAGCACAAAAGCTGACCTAGGATTTGTGGGTCACAGGAAGTTTTGATAATGctgtttgttggatgaatgaaaatTGCTAGTTAACTAATGCTTCTCTTTGGTGACAGGGTACTGAAATGTCATGCACTGGACCTAATGTTATTTAGCTCCCTTTTAGTTCTATATTTGTAAGATCTTGGAAGTCAGAAATCATATTTTATACGTACCTGCATCTCTCAAAGTACACTATGTATAATGGAGGTTCACTAAACatatgtttaatgaatgaatatatcaTTCACTAAgaatcattacattttt
Protein-coding regions in this window:
- the LOC136127337 gene encoding FIGNL1-interacting regulator of recombination and mitosis-like isoform X1, giving the protein MSQERAVPASAVPLEELSSWPEELCRRELPSVLPRLLSMYQHSDSWLEHIQILKIIVEMFLPHMNHLTLEQTFFSQVLPKTVRLFDDMMYELTSQARGLSSQNLEIQTTIRNILQKMVQLLGALTGCVQHVCATQESIILENIHSLPSSVLHVIKSTFVHCKSQTFCRLFSRRPILFKSS
- the LOC136127337 gene encoding FIGNL1-interacting regulator of recombination and mitosis-like isoform X2, with the protein product MFLPHMNHLTLEQTFFSQVLPKTVRLFDDMMYELTSQARGLSSQNLEIQTTIRNILQKMVQLLGALTGCVQHVCATQESIILENIHSLPSSVLHVIKSTFVHCKNSESVYSGRLHLVSDLLQALFKEAYSLQKQLMELLDMVCMDPLIDENDDILNMVVGE